From Aspergillus chevalieri M1 DNA, chromosome 4, nearly complete sequence, a single genomic window includes:
- a CDS encoding uncharacterized protein (COG:C;~EggNog:ENOG410PJ9A;~InterPro:IPR023210,IPR036812), whose translation MGDCAKDEAFHNGSFFIDTANFYQAGESEQCIGEWMQARGNRDPLVLATKYTATYAPNIPSRATQPATPSSLRNLQTD comes from the exons ATGGGTGACTGTGCCAAGGATGAGGCATTTCATAATGGATCTTTTTTCATCGATAC GGCGAATTTCTACCAAGCAGGAGAATCCGAACAATGCATTGGAGAATGGATGCAAGCCCGCGGGAATCGTGATCCACTCGT GCTGGCGACAAAATATACCGCAACCTACGCCCCCAACATCCCCTCCCGGGCAACACAACCGGCAACCCCCTCATCCCTGCGCAACCTGCAGACAGATTAA
- the AAT2 gene encoding aspartate aminotransferase (COG:E;~EggNog:ENOG410PGES;~InterPro:IPR004839,IPR000796,IPR015424,IPR015421, IPR015422;~PFAM:PF00155;~go_function: GO:0003824 - catalytic activity [Evidence IEA];~go_function: GO:0008483 - transaminase activity [Evidence IEA];~go_function: GO:0030170 - pyridoxal phosphate binding [Evidence IEA];~go_process: GO:0006520 - cellular amino acid metabolic process [Evidence IEA];~go_process: GO:0009058 - biosynthetic process [Evidence IEA]) — MPSSTPALSTSTSSTPSQRLANLSSHIMSPSAHSPVFSSSLIAAAPPDPLFGLAQDFKRDPSDKKIDLVIGAYRDDDAKPWVLPSVQKVRNDIHENPTLNEYLPIKGLASLTTAAASLLMGPSSPAITQSRVSTVQTISGTGAVHLGGLFLSRFHPSSPKPAIYLSNPTWANHHQIFSNVGLSLAQYPYFSAKTKGLDFGGMMAALREAPAGSIVLLHPCAHNPTGVDPTQEQWKQIALLMRERNHFPFFDCAYQGFASGDLVRDSWAIRYFIEHGFELCIAQSFAKNFGLYGQRTGAFHFVSAPGPDAAKATENIGSQLAVLQRSEISNPPAYGAQIASRILNDPQLFAAWEEDLRTMSGRIAAMRRGLRDRLEAKGTPGSWEHITNQIGMFSFTGLSEQQVKLLREKYHIYMTKNGRISMAGLNSHNLDYFADSVDAVVRETS; from the exons ATGCCATCCTCCACTCCCGCCCTTTCAACTTCAACCTCCTCTACTCCTTCTCAACGTCTCGCCAATCTCTCCTCACACATCATGTCTCCTTCAGCACATTCTCCCGTCTTCTCTTCATCGCTCATCGCTGCTGCTCCCCCTGATCCGCTCTTCGGTCTGGCGCAGGATTTCAAGCGCGATCCGTCCGATAAAAAGATCGACCTCGTTATCGGTGCCTACAGAGACGACGATGCAAAGCCGTGGGTTCTACCTTCTGTGCAGAAG GTCCGCAACGACATCCACGAAAACCCGACCCTCAACGAATACCTCCCCATCAAAGGTCTCGCATCCCTGACTACCGCCGCCGCATCCCTCCTCATGGGCCCCTCCTCCCCAGCAATCACCCAGTCCCGCGTCAGCACCGTGCAAACCATCTCCGGCACCGGCGCCGTCCACCTAGGCGGCCTCTTCCTCTCGCGCTTCcatccctcctccccaaaaCCAGCCATCTACCTCTCCAACCCGACCTGGGCGAACCACCACCAGATCTTCTCGAACGTGGGTCTCTCGCTGGCGCAGTACCCGTATTTCTCGGCCAAGACGAAGGGCTTGGACTTTGGGGGGATGATGGCTGCGTTGAGGGAGGCGCCGGCCGGGTCGATTGTGTTGTTGCATCCGTGTGCGCATAATCCGACGGGTGTTGATCCGACGCAGGAGCAGTGGAAGCAGATTGCGCTGTTGATGCGGGAGAGGAATCACTTCCCGTTCTTTGACTGTGCGTATCAGGGTTTTGCGTCGGGGGATCTTGTGCGTGATTCGTGGGCGATTCGGTACTTTATCGAGCATGGGTTCGAGCTGTGCATTGCGCAGTCGTTTGCGAAGAATTTTGGTCTGTACGGCCAGCGTACTGGTGCTTTCCATTTCGTCTCCGCACCGGGACCTGATGCCGCGAAGGCTACTGAGAACATTGGTTCCCAGCTCGCCGTCCTGCAGCGCTCGGAGATTTCGAACCCGCCTGCGTACGGTGCGCAGATCGCCAGTCGCATCCTGAACGATCCCCAGCTATTTGCCGCGTGGGAGGAGGATCTGCGCACGATGAGCGGTCGTATCGCGGCTATGCGCAGGGGTCTACGCGATCGTCTCGAGGCAAAGGGTACGCCGGGGTCGTGGGAGCATATCACGAACCAGATCGGGATGTTCAGTTTCACCGGTTTGAGCGAGCAGCAGGTGAAACTGTTGCGCGAAAAGTATCACATTTACATG ACTAAAAATGGCCGTATCTCCATGGCGGGTCTGAACTCGCATAACCTGGATTACTTTGCCGATTCGGTCGACGCCGTCGTGCGTGAGACCTCATAA